In the genome of Thermoflexus sp., one region contains:
- a CDS encoding ABC transporter substrate-binding protein has protein sequence MRRKGLISMGVLLALALAACAPGAAPTPTATVPPPSPTPPPAATPTPAFQPLKVEAPDCNYGGEFKSIEAVDQYTVRFTLCYPDPAFPSKVAFAAFAIQDKDYLDANGGDSVKMSEKPNGTGPYRVKEWIRGDRIIFEANPDYWGEKAKAKTLIFRWSKEAAARLLELQAGTVDGIDNPNPNDFAAIEANPNLKLYIRPPLNIAYLGLNNTKPPLDNEKVRQAIAMAIDRARLVKNFYPAGSMVAEQFVPPILKPGYTDGLKWYDYNPAEAKRLLAEAGYPNGFNITLSYRDVVRGYLPEPGKVAQDIQAQLAEVGIRVQIKVMESGAFLDAVAAGNEPMYLLGWLADYPDATNFYDYHFANEANKQFGQLFPDLVEEIRAAAKLSDPTQRQKHYDKVNELIKRHVPMVPLAHGVSAAAFKASVRGAHASPLNNERFSVMDPGKSELVWMQNAEPVVLWCADETDGETFRACEQVYESLLSYKVGGVEVEPALAERYEANADLTVWTFYLRKGVKFHNGAQLDANDVVATFKAQWDAKDPNHKGRTGTFEYFNAFFGAFLNAKK, from the coding sequence ATGCGTCGGAAGGGTCTTATTTCCATGGGGGTTCTGCTCGCCCTGGCGCTGGCTGCATGTGCGCCCGGGGCCGCTCCCACACCGACCGCTACGGTTCCGCCCCCCTCGCCGACTCCGCCCCCTGCAGCCACTCCTACTCCTGCGTTCCAACCGCTGAAAGTCGAAGCGCCGGACTGCAATTACGGAGGGGAGTTTAAATCAATCGAGGCCGTGGATCAATATACAGTCCGCTTTACGCTTTGCTATCCGGATCCGGCCTTCCCATCCAAGGTGGCCTTCGCCGCCTTTGCGATTCAGGATAAGGACTACCTAGATGCGAACGGCGGCGATTCCGTGAAGATGAGTGAGAAACCCAACGGGACCGGACCCTATCGCGTCAAGGAGTGGATCCGGGGCGATCGCATCATCTTTGAGGCGAACCCGGACTACTGGGGCGAGAAGGCCAAGGCCAAGACCCTGATTTTCCGCTGGTCCAAGGAGGCCGCGGCACGCCTGCTGGAGCTCCAGGCGGGGACGGTGGATGGGATCGATAACCCGAACCCCAACGACTTCGCGGCGATTGAGGCGAATCCTAACCTGAAGCTTTACATTCGCCCCCCGCTGAACATCGCTTATCTCGGTCTGAACAACACCAAGCCGCCGCTGGATAATGAGAAGGTCCGTCAGGCCATCGCCATGGCCATCGATCGGGCCCGTCTGGTCAAGAACTTCTACCCCGCGGGCTCGATGGTGGCGGAGCAGTTCGTGCCGCCGATCCTGAAGCCAGGCTATACGGATGGCCTGAAGTGGTATGACTACAACCCGGCGGAGGCCAAGCGGCTCCTGGCCGAGGCGGGTTACCCGAACGGCTTCAATATCACCCTCTCTTATCGCGACGTGGTGCGCGGCTATCTCCCGGAGCCGGGCAAGGTGGCCCAGGACATCCAGGCCCAGCTCGCCGAGGTCGGCATCCGGGTTCAGATTAAGGTGATGGAATCGGGGGCCTTCCTGGACGCTGTGGCGGCAGGCAATGAGCCGATGTATCTGCTGGGCTGGCTTGCCGACTATCCCGATGCCACGAACTTCTACGACTATCACTTCGCGAACGAGGCCAACAAACAGTTCGGCCAGCTCTTCCCGGATTTGGTAGAGGAGATTCGGGCGGCGGCCAAGCTGAGCGATCCCACTCAGCGCCAGAAACATTATGATAAGGTGAATGAATTGATCAAACGCCACGTTCCGATGGTTCCCCTGGCCCATGGGGTCTCAGCGGCCGCCTTTAAGGCCAGCGTGCGGGGCGCTCATGCCAGCCCGCTCAACAATGAGCGCTTCTCGGTGATGGATCCCGGAAAGAGCGAGCTGGTGTGGATGCAGAACGCCGAGCCCGTGGTTCTCTGGTGCGCCGATGAGACCGATGGCGAGACTTTCCGGGCATGCGAGCAGGTTTATGAATCCTTGCTGTCTTACAAAGTCGGCGGGGTGGAGGTCGAGCCGGCTCTCGCAGAGCGATATGAGGCCAACGCGGATCTCACCGTGTGGACGTTCTACCTCCGCAAAGGCGTGAAATTCCACAACGGCGCGCAACTGGACGCCAACGACGTGGTGGCGACTTTCAAGGCCCAGTGGGACGCTAAGGATCCCAATCACAAGGGCCGCACAGGGACCTTT